Proteins encoded within one genomic window of Armatimonadota bacterium:
- a CDS encoding post-COAP-1 domain-containing protein, translated as MTDPLVIDRSRRRFVAVCLSIGILFLFAMPAKAQPKISPKAQEMIRAIHKEKAARTPAQRKIDPHLLYASRRERGQEVAPGIQDIPGMTKGVKGDASGRVEIDIRGTITDALLRQIQSLGAQVVNSHPQRGAARIRIRLQRLEELASLPEVTSLLRAEQPMTGRVIPTTTAPWLVPQRIDSAQRLATVKSLLPAQIRRAAAGPLLASLGRLPYLGLFSFAGTVQTEGDVAHEADQLRAAGIDGTGINIGVLSDGVDSLNSLFTAGELPQVTVIPNQAGSGTEGTAMLEIIHDMAPGANLFFATGGGGQVQMEANIMALHQAGCQIIVDDIGYPLEAAFQDGFVSIAVDLVTLAGRLYFSSAGNSGNFNDGTSGVWEGNFNPLAIYDGKLAHVFSNGDIGNTILAASSNDSPVTLQWSDPYASSENDYDLYVVDSNGVVCSSTYGQHGADSTPTEWCGPAPAGSRIVVILYDGDAARALHVNTNRGRLQYGTPGQTFGHHAAFNTVTVGAVPVATAAGGVFPGGPTTQVETYSSDGPRRMLYTWDGIPATPGCLTYFCGQELFKVNIAAADCVSTASPGFQPFCGTSAAAPHAAAVGALLWSAKPSATPEELKQAMYYGALDIEEPGWDRDSGYGIVMARRALNLLAPFDFQIGKTHGSAFYQGQTSAIYQINVRNIGASPSMGPVTVTESLPSGLTLASLSGTGWSCATATASCTRSDPLAPNTNYQPITVTVNVSLSSAPSLTNVAALQSALDGTPDNNTASDITVVQQLTFTTATAASGQYSDTTLLRASVIPAVPGTMEFRLDGTLVGSAPVTAGVASLSHVIQAASGNHVIGAYFVSSNPLYLGSSGSATLTVSREDTNVTPLSSNPAAVKVNTAGGTAGPVTLQADIVEVADGGLGDIQNAVPVSFRLIPQLGGTTLQCTAQTSTPTPGTLRAACAFTGLAVNLYLIEIRIGGDYYTGSGSSVLSVYDPSLGFVTGGGSILHNGYHANFGFTLKFLKNGNAQGSLLYIEHQPAGDVKLSSNALSPLVIVGNSAAIQGKAVLAGTGNHSFVATVIDNGDPGANDRFGIQVKDQAGQLIPLLTFEPLNIAGGNIQIPLTPGK; from the coding sequence GTGACTGACCCACTCGTCATTGACCGCAGTCGCCGAAGATTTGTAGCGGTTTGCCTTTCCATAGGCATACTTTTTCTTTTCGCCATGCCAGCGAAAGCGCAGCCGAAAATCTCGCCCAAGGCCCAGGAGATGATCCGGGCGATTCACAAGGAGAAGGCGGCCAGGACGCCGGCGCAACGCAAGATAGATCCCCACTTGCTGTACGCGTCCCGCCGGGAGCGAGGCCAGGAAGTCGCTCCGGGCATCCAGGATATCCCCGGGATGACCAAAGGGGTGAAGGGCGACGCGAGCGGACGGGTCGAAATCGACATACGCGGAACCATTACGGACGCGCTGCTCCGGCAGATTCAATCCTTGGGCGCGCAAGTGGTGAACTCGCATCCCCAGCGGGGGGCGGCGCGCATCCGCATCCGTCTGCAGCGGTTGGAAGAGCTGGCTTCCCTCCCCGAGGTGACGTCTCTGTTACGTGCTGAGCAGCCAATGACAGGGCGAGTGATACCCACCACCACGGCTCCATGGCTCGTCCCCCAGCGCATCGATTCCGCTCAGCGGTTGGCAACGGTAAAGAGTTTGCTGCCCGCGCAAATCAGACGAGCGGCGGCGGGGCCATTGCTGGCGAGCCTGGGCCGGTTACCGTATCTTGGGCTCTTCTCGTTCGCGGGCACGGTTCAGACCGAAGGCGACGTGGCCCACGAGGCAGACCAGTTGCGGGCCGCTGGGATCGACGGCACGGGCATCAACATCGGGGTGCTCTCGGATGGCGTTGACAGCCTCAACAGCCTATTTACGGCCGGGGAACTGCCCCAGGTAACCGTGATTCCCAATCAGGCTGGCTCCGGCACGGAGGGCACGGCGATGCTCGAGATCATTCACGACATGGCTCCCGGGGCGAATCTGTTCTTCGCCACCGGCGGTGGCGGCCAGGTTCAAATGGAGGCCAATATCATGGCGCTTCACCAGGCCGGCTGCCAAATCATCGTGGACGACATCGGCTATCCCCTCGAAGCCGCGTTTCAGGATGGATTTGTGTCCATCGCTGTGGACTTGGTGACACTGGCGGGGCGGCTCTATTTCAGCTCCGCCGGCAATTCCGGGAACTTCAACGACGGGACCTCGGGCGTGTGGGAAGGGAACTTCAATCCCCTCGCCATCTACGATGGCAAGCTCGCTCACGTCTTCAGCAACGGCGACATCGGAAACACGATCCTGGCGGCGAGCAGCAATGATTCACCGGTGACGTTGCAGTGGTCCGACCCATACGCTTCGTCCGAAAACGACTACGACCTTTACGTGGTGGATAGTAACGGAGTCGTCTGCTCCTCCACGTACGGACAACATGGAGCAGACTCCACCCCAACGGAATGGTGCGGCCCCGCGCCGGCAGGCTCCAGAATCGTGGTGATCCTGTACGACGGGGATGCGGCGCGGGCTCTGCATGTGAATACCAACAGGGGCCGGCTGCAATACGGAACACCCGGCCAGACCTTCGGCCACCACGCCGCATTCAACACAGTGACGGTAGGCGCGGTGCCCGTGGCGACGGCAGCGGGCGGCGTCTTTCCCGGAGGTCCAACAACCCAGGTGGAAACTTACAGTTCCGACGGACCGCGGCGAATGCTCTACACGTGGGACGGGATTCCGGCTACGCCCGGCTGTCTGACATATTTCTGCGGACAGGAACTGTTTAAGGTAAACATCGCCGCAGCCGACTGTGTGAGCACGGCCTCCCCCGGCTTCCAGCCGTTCTGCGGGACTTCAGCCGCCGCACCCCATGCGGCAGCGGTGGGCGCGCTACTCTGGTCGGCCAAGCCGTCAGCCACTCCGGAGGAACTGAAGCAGGCCATGTACTACGGGGCGCTCGACATTGAAGAGCCAGGCTGGGACCGGGATTCAGGCTACGGCATCGTCATGGCCCGACGGGCATTGAACCTGCTCGCGCCCTTCGATTTCCAGATTGGTAAAACGCACGGAAGCGCCTTTTACCAGGGGCAAACCAGTGCTATCTATCAGATCAACGTCCGGAACATCGGCGCATCCCCATCGATGGGTCCGGTAACGGTCACCGAAAGTCTGCCGTCCGGTCTCACGCTGGCGAGCCTCTCAGGAACTGGCTGGAGCTGCGCCACAGCAACCGCATCCTGCACAAGAAGCGACCCCCTGGCGCCGAATACCAACTATCAGCCGATCACGGTAACAGTGAACGTCTCGTTGAGTTCGGCGCCCAGTCTGACGAACGTGGCGGCGTTGCAGTCCGCGCTTGATGGAACCCCCGACAACAACACGGCATCCGATATCACCGTGGTGCAACAGCTGACATTTACGACAGCCACCGCGGCTAGCGGTCAATACAGTGACACAACATTGCTGAGAGCGTCGGTCATTCCCGCCGTCCCCGGCACAATGGAGTTTCGTCTGGATGGAACCCTGGTGGGAAGCGCACCGGTCACCGCCGGCGTAGCGTCGCTTTCCCACGTCATACAGGCAGCGTCGGGGAATCATGTGATCGGCGCTTATTTCGTCAGCAGCAATCCGCTCTACCTGGGTAGCTCGGGCTCGGCGACGCTCACCGTAAGCAGGGAAGACACCAACGTTACGCCTCTCAGCTCAAATCCAGCAGCCGTTAAAGTGAACACAGCCGGTGGCACAGCCGGCCCTGTCACTTTGCAGGCCGACATTGTGGAGGTGGCGGACGGAGGCCTCGGAGACATTCAGAACGCCGTGCCGGTTTCATTCCGGCTGATCCCCCAATTGGGTGGCACGACGCTGCAATGCACTGCACAGACCTCGACGCCAACGCCGGGGACACTCCGCGCAGCCTGTGCCTTCACTGGTCTGGCTGTGAATTTGTACCTGATCGAGATCCGCATTGGGGGCGATTACTACACGGGATCGGGCAGTTCCGTACTGAGCGTGTACGATCCATCGCTGGGCTTTGTCACCGGAGGCGGTTCCATCCTGCACAACGGCTACCATGCCAACTTCGGCTTCACCCTGAAGTTCCTGAAGAACGGCAACGCGCAGGGCTCGCTGCTGTACATCGAGCACCAGCCAGCGGGCGACGTCAAATTGTCGAGCAATGCATTGAGCCCGCTAGTGATCGTCGGAAACTCGGCGGCCATTCAAGGCAAGGCAGTACTCGCCGGCACCGGCAATCACAGTTTCGTGGCGACGGTCATCGATAATGGCGACCCCGGCGCAAATGACCGGTTCGGCATTCAGGTGAAAGATCAAGCGGGTCAGCTCATACCTTTACTCACCTTCGAACCATTGAACATTGCGGGAGGGAATATCCAGATACCACTGACACCCGGGAAATGA
- a CDS encoding GHMP kinase produces MIISKTPLRMSFAGGGSDLPAYYRQFGGAVLSTTIDKYIYITVNRKFDHWIRVSYSKTEEVEQVEQIEHRIVRACLQRLHVRNGIEITSIADIPSRGSGLGSSSAFTVGLLHALSAYQGRYRAAEDLAQESCAVELEHCGGAIGKQDQYAAAYGGLNFIRFKNDETVIVDPVICERRVVVGLERSLMMFYTGATRSANEILAEQSAASASDAAAKGRLHRIAALAETMRSELQNGNPAAVGEILHENWMLKRELTGGISSAEIDQWYAAARQAGATGGKLLGAGGGGFLLFAVPVERQDEVRAALSQLREVPFRFEQEGSRIIFYAH; encoded by the coding sequence ATGATCATCAGCAAAACCCCACTCCGCATGAGCTTCGCCGGCGGCGGCAGCGACCTGCCTGCCTACTACCGGCAGTTCGGCGGCGCCGTGCTCAGCACCACCATCGACAAGTACATCTACATCACGGTAAACCGGAAGTTCGATCACTGGATTCGCGTCAGCTACTCCAAGACCGAGGAAGTGGAGCAGGTGGAGCAGATCGAGCACCGCATCGTGCGCGCCTGCCTGCAGCGGCTGCACGTGCGCAACGGAATCGAGATCACCTCCATCGCCGATATCCCCTCGCGCGGCAGCGGGCTCGGCTCGTCCAGTGCGTTCACTGTCGGGTTGTTGCATGCGCTCTCGGCCTATCAGGGACGGTACCGCGCGGCGGAAGACTTGGCGCAGGAAAGCTGCGCTGTGGAATTGGAGCACTGCGGCGGCGCCATCGGCAAGCAGGATCAATACGCCGCGGCCTACGGCGGATTGAACTTCATCCGGTTTAAGAACGACGAGACAGTGATCGTAGACCCGGTGATCTGCGAGCGGCGCGTGGTGGTGGGACTGGAACGCTCGCTGATGATGTTCTACACCGGAGCGACGCGCAGCGCCAATGAGATTCTGGCCGAACAGAGCGCCGCTTCGGCCTCCGACGCAGCGGCAAAGGGACGGCTCCACCGCATCGCTGCCCTAGCCGAAACCATGCGTAGTGAATTGCAGAATGGCAACCCCGCTGCCGTGGGTGAGATCCTGCACGAAAACTGGATGCTGAAACGCGAGTTGACCGGCGGCATCAGCTCAGCCGAGATCGATCAATGGTATGCTGCGGCCCGTCAGGCAGGCGCCACGGGCGGCAAGCTGTTGGGCGCGGGCGGCGGCGGCTTTCTGCTGTTTGCCGTGCCGGTGGAGAGACAGGACGAGGTACGCGCCGCGTTGTCGCAGTTGAGGGAGGTGCCGTTCCGCTTTGAGCAGGAGGGCAGCCGGATCATTTTCTACGCACACTAA